From one Microlunatus sp. Gsoil 973 genomic stretch:
- a CDS encoding branched-chain amino acid aminotransferase: MFEVHQNPQPRTEAERAAILADPGFGLHFSDHMALATWTADLGWHDREVGAYRPFQLDPASAVLHYAQEIFEGLKAYRHANDSIWLFRPDKNAERFARSAARLALPVLPTEDFLSSIETLVTTDQAWVPGGGESNLYIRPFMFANEVFLGVRPARTVTYCCIASPAAAYFPNGVQPVNIWLSMNYVRAAGPGGMGAAKTGGNYAASLVAQQEAYEHGCEQVLFLDGAERKWVEELGGMNVYLVAGDELITPALEGTILEGVTRDSVLTLGAERGLVIQERRIAIDEVLDGIESGAITEIFACGTAAVINPIGSIKTAEKTYTINGGQSGPHTDGLRSTLLDIQYGRAEDTHGWMHKVC; the protein is encoded by the coding sequence ATGTTCGAGGTCCACCAGAATCCGCAGCCGCGCACCGAGGCCGAGCGGGCGGCGATCCTCGCCGACCCGGGATTCGGGTTGCATTTCAGTGATCACATGGCACTGGCCACCTGGACCGCCGACCTGGGCTGGCACGACCGGGAGGTCGGCGCCTACCGACCGTTCCAACTCGACCCGGCCAGTGCGGTGTTGCATTACGCGCAGGAGATCTTCGAAGGCCTGAAGGCGTACCGACACGCCAATGATTCGATCTGGCTCTTCCGTCCGGACAAGAACGCCGAACGGTTCGCCCGGTCCGCTGCCCGGTTGGCGCTTCCGGTGCTGCCGACCGAGGACTTCCTGTCCAGCATCGAGACCCTGGTCACCACCGACCAGGCCTGGGTGCCCGGCGGCGGGGAGAGCAACCTCTACATCCGGCCGTTCATGTTCGCCAACGAGGTGTTCCTCGGCGTCCGGCCGGCACGGACGGTCACCTACTGCTGTATCGCGAGCCCCGCCGCGGCGTACTTCCCCAACGGCGTGCAACCGGTGAACATCTGGCTCTCGATGAACTACGTGCGGGCAGCCGGTCCGGGCGGGATGGGTGCGGCCAAGACCGGCGGCAACTACGCCGCCAGTCTGGTGGCCCAGCAGGAGGCGTACGAACACGGATGTGAGCAGGTGCTCTTCCTGGACGGCGCCGAGCGGAAATGGGTCGAGGAACTCGGTGGCATGAACGTCTACCTGGTCGCCGGCGATGAGTTGATCACCCCGGCACTGGAGGGCACCATCCTCGAGGGTGTCACCAGGGACTCGGTGCTGACCCTCGGTGCGGAGCGCGGACTGGTGATCCAGGAGCGCAGGATCGCCATCGACGAGGTGCTCGACGGCATCGAATCGGGCGCCATCACTGAGATCTTCGCCTGTGGAACAGCGGCAGTGATCAATCCGATCGGATCGATCAAGACCGCCGAGAAGACCTACACCATCAACGGCGGGCAGTCGGGTCCACACACCGACGGTCTTCGCAGCACCCTGCTGGACATCCAGTACGGACGCGCCGAGGACACCCACGGCTGGATGCACAAGGTCTGCTGA
- a CDS encoding 3-isopropylmalate dehydrogenase, whose translation MVAPGAGAAGYDARVTSRNLAVIGGDGIGPEVVAEGVKVLQAVAPAQFELTDYDLGAQRWKRTGEVLPDSVLDELRQADAILFGAVGAAPGDKTMPSGILERGLILKIRFAFDHYVNLRPSRIYPGIPTPLADSVVAGKDVDFVVVREGTEGLYVGNGGVVRAGTPAEIATEVSVNTAYGVERVVRDAFARAARRRGRITLVHKHNVLVNAGGLWRRIFESVAAEYPDVDTDYLHVDAATIFLATDPARFDVIVTDNLFGDIITDLAGAVTGGIGLAASGNINPDGAHPSMFEPVHGSAPDIAGRGVADPTATILSVALLLDHLGMAEEAGRVETAVLADIGRRSTQQQRSTSEIGDAIASAV comes from the coding sequence ATGGTGGCTCCCGGGGCAGGAGCTGCTGGCTACGATGCCCGGGTGACGAGCAGAAATCTGGCAGTGATCGGCGGCGACGGCATCGGTCCGGAGGTGGTTGCCGAGGGTGTGAAGGTGCTGCAGGCGGTCGCCCCGGCACAGTTCGAGCTCACCGACTACGACCTCGGCGCGCAGCGGTGGAAGCGGACCGGCGAGGTGCTTCCCGATTCCGTGCTGGACGAACTGCGGCAGGCCGACGCCATCCTGTTCGGTGCCGTCGGTGCGGCGCCTGGCGACAAGACGATGCCCAGCGGCATCCTGGAGCGGGGGCTGATCCTCAAGATCAGATTCGCCTTCGACCATTACGTGAATCTGCGCCCCAGCAGGATCTACCCGGGCATCCCGACGCCGCTGGCCGACTCGGTCGTCGCCGGCAAGGACGTGGATTTCGTCGTCGTCCGCGAGGGCACCGAAGGCTTGTACGTCGGCAACGGTGGCGTGGTACGTGCCGGCACACCGGCCGAGATCGCCACCGAGGTGAGCGTCAACACTGCCTACGGTGTCGAGCGGGTGGTCCGTGACGCGTTCGCCCGCGCAGCGCGGCGCCGCGGCAGGATCACCCTGGTGCACAAGCACAACGTGTTGGTCAATGCCGGCGGCTTGTGGCGTCGGATCTTCGAATCGGTGGCCGCGGAGTACCCGGATGTCGACACCGACTATCTGCACGTCGACGCGGCGACGATCTTCCTGGCCACCGATCCGGCACGATTCGACGTGATCGTCACCGACAACCTCTTCGGTGACATCATCACCGACCTGGCGGGTGCGGTCACCGGCGGCATCGGGCTGGCGGCCAGCGGCAACATCAACCCCGACGGGGCCCATCCCTCGATGTTCGAGCCGGTCCACGGGTCTGCTCCTGACATTGCCGGTCGTGGAGTCGCCGATCCGACAGCGACGATCCTGTCGGTGGCGTTGCTACTTGATCATCTCGGAATGGCCGAGGAGGCCGGTCGGGTGGAGACGGCGGTATTGGCTGACATCGGCCGCCGCTCGACCCAACAGCAGCGCAGCACCTCCGAGATCGGCGACGCGATCGCGTCAGCTGTCTGA
- a CDS encoding chloramphenicol phosphotransferase CPT family protein, with product MMNLVFLHGGPASGKLTTARAMGRRLGYPVFHNHLTVNMLTTVFPFGSEPFVRLREQIWLSVITDAARTGRSVIFTFAPESTVQFGFPDRLRAAVEDNGGRLCSVRLEVSERTQEARIANPSRVAVGKLADVELLRAGRKHHSPVEFPTAELTIDTDSSDPERSAETIIASFDLRPEQPVISFPEP from the coding sequence ATGATGAACCTGGTCTTCCTGCACGGCGGGCCTGCGTCGGGCAAGCTCACCACGGCACGGGCGATGGGGCGCAGGCTCGGTTACCCGGTCTTCCACAACCACCTGACGGTCAACATGCTGACAACGGTCTTCCCGTTCGGCTCCGAACCCTTCGTTCGCCTCCGGGAGCAGATCTGGCTCTCGGTGATCACCGATGCGGCACGGACCGGCCGGTCGGTGATCTTCACCTTTGCCCCGGAGTCGACCGTGCAGTTCGGATTCCCGGATCGGTTGCGGGCTGCGGTCGAGGACAACGGCGGCCGGCTGTGCTCGGTCCGGCTGGAGGTCAGCGAACGGACCCAGGAGGCGAGGATCGCCAACCCCAGCCGGGTCGCGGTCGGCAAACTGGCCGATGTCGAACTGCTCCGCGCCGGACGGAAGCATCATTCACCGGTCGAGTTCCCCACCGCCGAACTGACCATCGACACCGACAGCAGTGATCCCGAACGCAGTGCCGAAACGATCATCGCGTCGTTCGACCTCCGGCCGGAGCAGCCGGTGATCAGCTTCCCGGAACCATGA
- the cimA gene encoding citramalate synthase codes for MSTTPSAPHPRPAEFHVYDTTLRDGAQQEGLRLSVQDKLHIAGYLDELGVDYIEGGWPGANPNDTAFFAAATSGELTLKNATLAAFGFTRRVGGRAADDPLTAALRDSGASVACVVAKSHDQHVLRALRTSLEENLAMITDTVSHLVAQGQRVFLDCEHFFDGFRDNKAYALEVVRTAMQAGAEVAVLCDTNGGMLPSWVGEIVSEVAERTEARLGMHAHNDTGCAVANTMAAVDAGAMHVQGTINGYGERTGNADLIPIVANLELKYGWQLLPAGSLAEATRLSHAIAEVTNVPPSNRQPYVGLSSFTHKAGLHASAIKVDPNLYQHIDPALVGNDMRMLVSDMAGRANIQIKGGELGFDLSDRDLAAKITDKVKEREADGYTYEGADASFELLLRSELDQLPEFFVARSWRVFTHSGKDGEIDTEATIKLEAGGTATRVVGEGNGPVNALDHALRQALLPVYPVVDRFELSDYRVRILDQGHGTDATIRVLIQTTDGLHTWTTVGVGQNVIEASWEALSEAYSYGLLRSAVMVPGS; via the coding sequence ATGTCAACCACACCGTCGGCACCGCATCCGCGGCCCGCCGAGTTCCATGTGTACGACACCACGCTGCGCGACGGCGCACAGCAGGAGGGCCTGCGGCTCTCCGTCCAGGACAAGCTGCACATCGCGGGCTACCTGGACGAACTCGGGGTGGACTACATCGAGGGCGGCTGGCCCGGAGCCAATCCCAACGACACGGCCTTCTTCGCGGCAGCCACCTCCGGCGAGCTGACGCTGAAGAACGCGACCCTGGCGGCCTTCGGCTTCACCCGCCGGGTCGGGGGACGGGCGGCCGACGACCCGCTGACCGCCGCGCTCCGCGACTCCGGCGCCTCCGTTGCCTGTGTGGTGGCCAAGAGTCATGATCAACACGTCCTCCGGGCGCTGCGCACCTCCCTGGAGGAGAACCTGGCGATGATCACCGACACGGTGAGCCACCTGGTCGCCCAGGGACAGCGGGTGTTCCTGGACTGCGAGCACTTCTTCGACGGCTTCCGGGATAACAAGGCTTACGCCCTTGAGGTGGTCCGCACTGCGATGCAGGCCGGTGCCGAGGTCGCTGTGCTGTGCGATACCAACGGCGGCATGCTGCCCAGCTGGGTCGGCGAGATCGTCAGCGAGGTCGCCGAGCGCACCGAGGCCCGGCTCGGCATGCATGCTCACAACGACACCGGGTGCGCGGTCGCCAACACGATGGCCGCGGTCGACGCCGGTGCGATGCACGTCCAAGGAACCATCAACGGCTACGGGGAACGGACCGGCAATGCCGACCTGATCCCGATCGTGGCCAATCTCGAGCTGAAGTACGGCTGGCAGCTGCTGCCGGCCGGATCGCTGGCCGAGGCGACGCGACTATCCCATGCGATCGCCGAGGTGACGAATGTTCCACCGAGCAATCGTCAACCCTATGTTGGTCTGTCGTCCTTCACCCACAAGGCGGGGCTGCACGCCAGCGCGATCAAGGTCGACCCGAATCTCTACCAGCACATCGATCCGGCGCTGGTCGGCAATGACATGCGGATGCTCGTGTCCGACATGGCGGGCCGGGCCAACATCCAGATCAAGGGTGGCGAGCTCGGTTTCGACCTGTCCGATCGGGACCTGGCGGCGAAGATCACCGACAAGGTCAAGGAGCGCGAGGCGGACGGCTACACCTATGAGGGTGCCGACGCCAGCTTCGAGCTGCTGCTGCGCAGCGAACTTGATCAATTGCCGGAGTTCTTCGTCGCCCGGTCCTGGCGGGTCTTCACCCACTCCGGCAAGGACGGCGAGATCGACACCGAGGCCACGATCAAACTCGAGGCGGGTGGCACCGCCACCCGGGTCGTCGGCGAGGGCAACGGTCCGGTGAACGCACTTGATCATGCTCTCCGGCAGGCGCTGCTGCCGGTCTATCCGGTCGTCGACCGGTTCGAGTTGAGCGACTACCGGGTCCGGATCCTCGATCAGGGACACGGCACGGACGCGACGATCCGCGTGCTGATCCAGACGACCGATGGGCTGCACACCTGGACAACCGTCGGCGTCGGCCAGAATGTGATCGAAGCGTCCTGGGAAGCGCTCAGCGAGGCATACAGCTATGGCCTGCTGCGTTCAGCGGTCATGGTTCCGGGAAGCTGA
- a CDS encoding NUDIX domain-containing protein, translating into MTNRWDLLAGIWKRLHGPAQWRILWCRHATFMIGVTGAVLDDADRVLLLKHRFWKDNPWGTPSGYLERGEAIEDGFAREVREETGLTVDQVRVIKINSGFRLRIEVGVVARVSGSAEPTIDGVEVEEARFFPVADLPDDLRAAQRAVIEAALG; encoded by the coding sequence GTGACCAACCGCTGGGACCTGCTGGCCGGCATCTGGAAGCGCCTGCACGGTCCGGCCCAGTGGCGCATCCTGTGGTGCAGGCACGCCACCTTCATGATCGGCGTCACCGGTGCCGTTCTTGATGATGCCGACCGCGTCCTGCTGCTGAAGCATCGATTCTGGAAGGACAACCCCTGGGGTACACCGTCGGGCTACTTGGAACGCGGTGAGGCGATCGAGGACGGCTTCGCCCGCGAGGTCCGTGAGGAGACCGGCCTGACGGTCGACCAGGTGCGGGTCATCAAGATCAACTCCGGGTTCCGGTTGCGCATCGAGGTCGGCGTCGTGGCCCGCGTCTCCGGCTCGGCGGAGCCGACGATCGACGGCGTCGAGGTCGAGGAGGCTCGCTTCTTCCCTGTCGCGGACCTGCCCGACGATCTGCGTGCCGCCCAGCGCGCGGTGATCGAGGCGGCCCTCGGCTGA